TTCAATACCTCGGCATCGAGCTGGTGGACGGCTACCGGCGCACCGGTCTGCTTCTTCATCTCGGCGGCGCTGCCGAAATGGTCGGAATGGCCGTGGGTGATGAGTATGAGAGAAACCCAGCCGGGTTCGATGCCGTTACGGGTGAGACTGTTGATGATGGCTGGAGCGCTGCCGGGAAAGCCGGTGTCAACGAGGACAGCGCGTTTGCCACGGATGACAAAGACATTGGCCCTGCCCAGGGGAATTTGAATCACCGATGAGCCTTGTTTCGGCATTTTAACCTCCTCCTGCCGCTGCTTAGCGTGGCTATGTTAAGGCTAGGCTCGCCAGCTGTCAAGATGCTGGGGGATAGAATAGATTTGTGCCTGCCATTGCCCTGTGGTTCAGTTTGCGCTGCTGGTTTCATTTGTATAGAATGAGCCCGCAGCAAGTTATCGAAGGAGGACATTCATGGAGTTTGAGAGCCTGAAATACGATAAAAAGGACGGTATTGCCAGGATAACGATTAACCGCCCCAGCGCTATGAACGCGATTACGCCGGCATTGCTTAAGGAGATGAAGGCTGCGGTGGAGGATGCCGGGAAGGATAAAAATGTGGGAGTGGTGGTGATAACTGGGGAAGGCAGAGCTTTTTCTGCCGGTGTGGACTTGAAAGCTCTGGGTGAGCGCAAGCTTGAGAAGGGGAAGGTGGGGCCGATTCTTGACGACCCGGCACGTGAGCTTATCGATACGATACAGGCTATACCTAAGGTCGTGATTGCCATGGTCAACGGGTTTTGCTTTACTGGTGCCCTAGAGATAGTGCTTGGTTGTGACCTGGCGATAGCGGCTGAGGAGGCGAAATTTGGGGATACACATGCCAGGTGGGGTCTCAGACCCACATGGGGTATGAGCGCGCGTTTGCCGCGCACTGTCGGGCTTGTGAAGGCAAGGGAGCTGTCGTTCACCGCTGATACTATAGACGGTCGTGAAGCCCAGCGTATAGGCCTGGTAAACATGGCAGTGCCGGCAGATAAACTGGAGGAGACAACAAACGAGCTAGCCAAGAAGATAATGGCCAACAGTTGGGAGAGCCTGGCTGCTTATAAGTATCTCTATAATCGGGGCATGAAGCTAACCCTGAAGAAGGGCCTGGAACTTGAGTTCGGCAGCGAGTTTGATATCGCCGATACCGAGGACAGGCTGGCCAGCTTCAGGAAGAAAAGCTGAGGGCTGGAGCATGCCAGGGTGTTTTTATTCGTGACGCAAACATTCTATCGGGTCTAGCCTGGCAGCCCGGAAGGCGGGGTA
The Chloroflexota bacterium genome window above contains:
- a CDS encoding enoyl-CoA hydratase/isomerase family protein, with product MEFESLKYDKKDGIARITINRPSAMNAITPALLKEMKAAVEDAGKDKNVGVVVITGEGRAFSAGVDLKALGERKLEKGKVGPILDDPARELIDTIQAIPKVVIAMVNGFCFTGALEIVLGCDLAIAAEEAKFGDTHARWGLRPTWGMSARLPRTVGLVKARELSFTADTIDGREAQRIGLVNMAVPADKLEETTNELAKKIMANSWESLAAYKYLYNRGMKLTLKKGLELEFGSEFDIADTEDRLASFRKKS